The following coding sequences lie in one Labrus bergylta chromosome 5, fLabBer1.1, whole genome shotgun sequence genomic window:
- the LOC109984234 gene encoding ATP-dependent RNA helicase DDX19B, producing the protein MATDSWAQAVDEQEAAAESIGNLQIKEKPEENGTLSNATDSGSAAAKSEPEGENKTTEDDDKDDKAAQSLLNKLIRNNLVNNTNQVEVLQKDPNSPLYSVKSFEELRLKPQLLQGVYGMGFNRPSKIQETALPMMLAGPPQNLIAQSQSGTGKTAAFVLAMLSHVDPDNKYPQCLCVSPTYELALQTGKVIEQMGKHYPEVKLVYAIRGNKLPRGMKLQEQIVIGTPGTMLDWCSKFKFIDPKKIKVFVLDEADVMIATQGHQDQSIRIQRMLPQTCQMLLFSATFEETVWNFAQRIVPSPNIIKLKREEETLDTIKQYYVLCNSREEKFQALCNVYGAITIAQAMIFCHTRKTAGWLAGELSREGHQVALLSGEMQVEQRAAVIDRFRDGKEKVLVTTNVCARGIDVEQVSVVINFDLPVDKDGNPDNETYLHRIGRTGRFGKRGLAINMVDGKMSMNILNRIQEHFSKKIERLDTDDLDEIEKIAS; encoded by the exons ATGGCTACGGACTCTTGGGCCCAGGCAGTGGACGAGCAAGAAGCTGCGGCGGAATCG ATTGGTAACCttcagataaaagaaaaaccaGAGGAAAATG GCACGCTTTCAAACGCAACAGACTCGGGTAGTGCAGCTGCAAAATCAGAACCCGAGGGAGAAAACAAGACTACAGAGGACGATGATAAAG atgacAAAGCGGCACAATCATTATTGAACAAGCTAATCCGGAATAATCTTGTCAATAACACCAATCAGGTGGAAGTTCTTCAGAAGGATCCCAACTCTCCGCTCTACTCAGTCAAGTCCTTTGAGGAGTTGCGACT GAAGCCACAGCTGCTTCAGGGTGTTTATGGCATGGGTTTCAACCGGCCATCTAAAATCCAGGAGACTGCCTTACCTATGATGCTGGCTGGACC TCCACAGAATCTGATTGCTCAGTCACAGTCAGGAACAGGGAAAACTGCTGCCTTTGTTCTGGCTATGCTCAGTCATGTAGATCCTGACAACAAATATCCCCAG TGCCTCTGTGTGTCACCCACCTATGAACTGGCACTTCAGACTGGCAAGGTTATCGAGCAGATGGGGAAGCACTATCCTGAGGTCAAACTAGTCTACGCAATCAGAGGAAATAAAT TGCCCAGGGGCATGAAGCTACAGGAACAGATCGTTATTGGGACCCCTGGCACCATGCTGGACTGGTGCAGTAAATTCAAGTTCATCGACCCCAAGAAGATCAAGGTGTTTGTGTTAGACGAGGCAGATGTCATGATCGCAACACAGGGTCACCAAGACCAGAGCATCCGCATCCAAAG GATGCTGCCTCAAACCTGCCAGATGTTGCTATTCTCAGCCACGTTTGAAGAGACAGTGTGGAACTTTGCCCAGCGCATCGTGCCTTCTCCAAACATCATAAagttaaagagagaggaggagacccTTGATACCATCAAACAGTACTACGTGTTGTGCAACAGCAGGGAGGAAAAGTTCCAAGCCCTCTGTAACGTCTATGGAGCCATCACTATCGCCCAGGCCATGATCTTCTGCCAT ACGAGGAAGACAGCAGGCTGGCTTGCTGGGGAACTGTCCAGAGAGGGCCACCAGGTTGCGCTGCTCAGCGGTGAGATGCAGGTGGAGCAGAGGGCTGCTGTCATTGACCGCTTCAGAGATGGCAAGGAGAAGGTTTTGGTCACCACGAATGTTTGTGCTCGAG GTATCGACGTTGAGCAAGTTTCTGTGGTGATCAACTTTGACTTGCCTGTGGACAAGGATGGTAACCCGGACAACGAGACATACCTGCACAGGATCGGCCGCACAGGACGATTTGGCAAAAGGGGACTGGCCATCAACATGGTGGACGGCAAGATGAGCATGAACATCCTCAACAGGATCCAGGAGCATTTCA GTAAGAAAATCGAAAGATTAGACACAGATGATCTGGATGAAATCGAGAAAATCGCCAGCTAA